Proteins found in one Paenibacillus wynnii genomic segment:
- the flhB gene encoding flagellar biosynthesis protein FlhB gives MPQPQLYKLDLQLFAGEKTEKATPKKRQDARKKGQVAKSAELSGAVVLLSAVLSLSMFGGFIKERVVSLYTDVYLNRLNMEVTPDNVTLLLNEYGVQILILLAPLLGITFVVAIVVNLAQVGFMANGEGLTPKFDKINPIKGFKNIVSMRSFVEFLKSIFKLLVISYIVYSTIWAQKSDFASLSHISLDRIFKFGAGMTIKLGIKIGAALMIMAALDYMYQRYEHEKSLKMSKQDIKDEYKKSEGDPLIKGKIRERQRRMAMQRMMQEVPNADVIITNPTHFAVALKYDGSKMEAPQIVAKGQDFVALRIRELAKEHGIMTMENKPLARALFQRAEIGDIVPADLFQAVAEVLAYVYKLKGKSR, from the coding sequence ATGCCGCAGCCCCAACTTTACAAGCTGGATCTTCAGCTTTTCGCAGGAGAGAAGACAGAAAAGGCCACCCCCAAAAAGCGGCAGGATGCCCGTAAAAAGGGTCAAGTCGCTAAAAGTGCAGAGCTTTCGGGTGCGGTGGTACTACTGTCGGCTGTACTAAGTCTGAGCATGTTCGGAGGATTTATTAAAGAGCGAGTAGTTTCGCTTTACACAGATGTTTATCTTAACAGGTTGAATATGGAGGTTACACCAGACAATGTTACACTGTTGCTTAATGAGTACGGTGTACAAATTCTGATATTACTTGCTCCATTGCTAGGGATTACTTTCGTTGTTGCTATAGTTGTCAACTTGGCTCAGGTGGGTTTTATGGCTAACGGAGAAGGCCTTACTCCTAAATTTGATAAGATTAATCCTATTAAAGGCTTTAAGAATATAGTTTCAATGCGTTCCTTTGTGGAGTTTCTGAAATCTATTTTCAAGCTTCTTGTCATTTCTTATATAGTGTACAGCACTATATGGGCCCAAAAGAGTGACTTTGCTTCATTGTCTCATATTAGCTTGGATAGAATTTTTAAATTTGGTGCAGGTATGACCATTAAATTAGGTATCAAAATTGGAGCGGCGCTGATGATAATGGCTGCGCTCGATTATATGTATCAGCGTTATGAACACGAAAAAAGTCTGAAAATGTCCAAACAGGATATCAAGGATGAGTATAAAAAGTCAGAAGGCGATCCTCTAATTAAAGGTAAGATTCGGGAGCGTCAACGTAGAATGGCTATGCAGCGGATGATGCAAGAGGTTCCCAACGCAGATGTTATTATTACAAACCCAACTCACTTCGCAGTTGCATTGAAATATGACGGATCTAAGATGGAAGCTCCGCAGATAGTGGCTAAAGGCCAAGATTTTGTTGCTTTACGCATTCGAGAGCTAGCCAAAGAGCATGGCATTATGACTATGGAAAATAAACCTCTTGCACGAGCGCTGTTTCAAAGAGCAGAAATCGGGGATATTGTTCCAGCGGATTTGTTCCAGGCAGTGGCGGAAGTGCTGGCGTATGTATATAAACTTAAAGGCAAGTCCAGATAA
- the fliR gene encoding flagellar biosynthetic protein FliR: protein METILQSFPVFLLFFCRITSFFVVVPVFSSKGVPTSFKIGFSFFVALVVFSANGGSGVNVPQDLSYILLIIREVLIGLLLGFIGYLMFMTIQTAGSFIDIQIGFGIANVIDPMTGASSPILGNFKYMIALLMFLGMNGHHFLLDAIVYSYNWVPIDNNLLLSMINGGLSDFLIRSFAQSFVLAFQMAAPLVTALFLTDVGLAFLARTAPQYNVFVIGVPLKIFIGLGLLFILMPTLAVLFQNLFDIMFESMRNLLGVMGNNPQSP, encoded by the coding sequence ATGGAGACTATTCTGCAAAGCTTTCCCGTCTTTCTGTTGTTTTTTTGTCGAATTACATCCTTTTTTGTTGTAGTACCTGTTTTTTCTTCCAAAGGTGTACCAACTTCATTTAAAATAGGGTTTTCTTTTTTTGTGGCTCTGGTTGTTTTTAGTGCCAATGGTGGAAGTGGAGTGAATGTACCCCAAGATTTAAGTTATATTTTACTGATTATTAGAGAAGTTTTGATAGGGCTGCTGCTTGGTTTTATAGGATATTTAATGTTCATGACGATTCAAACGGCTGGGTCATTTATTGATATACAGATTGGATTCGGTATTGCGAATGTCATTGATCCTATGACTGGGGCATCCTCACCTATACTCGGTAACTTCAAATATATGATTGCCCTTCTGATGTTTCTAGGTATGAATGGACATCATTTTTTATTGGATGCCATTGTATACAGTTACAACTGGGTTCCTATCGATAATAATTTGTTGCTTAGTATGATAAACGGCGGTCTTTCGGACTTTCTAATTCGGTCATTTGCACAATCTTTTGTATTGGCATTTCAAATGGCGGCGCCTTTAGTAACCGCTTTGTTTCTAACGGATGTCGGTCTTGCCTTTTTGGCTAGGACAGCACCGCAATACAATGTATTTGTAATCGGTGTCCCTTTGAAGATCTTTATCGGCCTTGGTCTGCTATTTATACTAATGCCGACTCTGGCTGTCCTTTTTCAAAATCTTTTTGACATAATGTTCGAATCGATGCGTAATTTACTGGGCGTGATGGGGAATAATCCTCAATCACCGTAA
- the fliQ gene encoding flagellar biosynthesis protein FliQ encodes MNTEFIIGLAGQAVYIVLQVSAPMLILGLVVGLIVSIFQATTQIQEQTLAFVPKIVAVLLALLIFGPWILTKLIDFTSQILGNLDQYIGR; translated from the coding sequence ATGAATACGGAGTTTATTATCGGTCTGGCAGGCCAAGCCGTATATATCGTGCTTCAAGTCAGTGCACCTATGCTAATCCTTGGTCTAGTGGTAGGGCTTATCGTTAGTATTTTTCAAGCTACGACACAAATTCAGGAACAAACGTTAGCGTTTGTACCCAAAATCGTAGCGGTGTTGCTGGCACTATTAATATTTGGTCCATGGATATTAACGAAACTGATCGATTTTACCAGCCAGATTCTAGGCAACCTTGATCAGTATATTGGTAGATAA
- the fliP gene encoding flagellar type III secretion system pore protein FliP (The bacterial flagellar biogenesis protein FliP forms a type III secretion system (T3SS)-type pore required for flagellar assembly.), translated as MKKKFIIAFLLIGFISIIALGPIYADPIPNIDIKIGDNNGSSGTSSISILLLVTVLSIAPAFLMLMTSFTRIVIVLGFVRNALGTQQMPPNQVLVGLALFLTFFIMSPTLATVNETALQPYIKGEITQSVAFDKAADPLKEFMYKQTDSKDLLLFMKYNGYTGSTKPATYSDIPLTVMVPAFAIGEMKKAFTMGFMIFIPFLIIDIVVASTLMAMGMMMLPPVMISLPFKILLFVLVDGWYLVIKSLLISFNT; from the coding sequence ATGAAAAAAAAGTTCATCATTGCATTTCTACTGATAGGGTTCATCAGCATCATTGCCTTAGGCCCAATCTATGCCGATCCCATTCCTAACATTGACATTAAGATTGGTGATAACAACGGTTCAAGCGGCACCAGCTCAATATCTATATTACTACTTGTTACGGTGCTGAGTATTGCTCCGGCATTTCTTATGCTTATGACCAGCTTCACGCGTATAGTTATCGTTCTTGGTTTTGTAAGGAATGCTTTGGGTACTCAGCAAATGCCGCCTAACCAGGTTCTAGTCGGACTTGCGCTATTCCTTACCTTTTTTATAATGTCTCCAACACTGGCTACTGTTAATGAAACAGCGTTACAACCTTATATAAAAGGTGAGATTACACAGTCTGTGGCTTTTGATAAGGCAGCTGATCCCTTAAAAGAATTTATGTATAAACAGACTGATTCCAAAGATTTATTATTGTTCATGAAGTATAACGGTTACACAGGTAGTACGAAACCAGCTACATATTCCGATATACCTCTAACGGTTATGGTACCTGCATTTGCTATCGGAGAAATGAAAAAAGCCTTTACCATGGGCTTTATGATTTTTATTCCCTTTTTAATTATCGATATCGTGGTTGCCAGTACGTTAATGGCGATGGGGATGATGATGCTACCTCCGGTAATGATCTCACTGCCCTTTAAAATTTTGCTCTTTGTACTAGTAGACGGCTGGTACTTAGTCATCAAATCGCTACTAATAAGCTTTAACACCTGA
- a CDS encoding flagellar biosynthetic protein FliO, whose protein sequence is MSGNSGSIGQGSNLLNLLNVILVLAVIIILIVLLIRFLGRRNQSLTSVRSMRTLGAMGLGPNKSMQVIEIGNSLYLIGVGESISLLDKITDPVEVALIISSFEDSSSNQKNFLVPLISKITNKLRGEVPSEEIDLSDTSTFYEVLQSKLRSAPERKEKIEELLSKDFTKDESRKL, encoded by the coding sequence ATGTCAGGCAATTCCGGGTCGATAGGGCAAGGTAGCAACCTGCTGAATTTGCTTAATGTTATTCTTGTCCTCGCGGTAATTATTATACTTATTGTGTTGTTAATTCGATTTTTGGGACGTCGCAATCAATCTTTGACAAGCGTTCGTTCCATGCGCACCTTAGGTGCAATGGGACTGGGTCCCAATAAATCGATGCAGGTCATTGAAATCGGTAACAGTCTCTACTTGATCGGGGTAGGTGAAAGTATTTCCCTTTTGGATAAAATTACCGACCCGGTTGAGGTTGCCTTGATCATATCATCATTTGAGGACTCATCCTCAAACCAGAAGAATTTTCTTGTGCCGCTGATCTCCAAGATAACAAATAAGCTGCGCGGGGAAGTACCCTCTGAGGAAATCGATCTTAGTGATACTTCTACTTTTTACGAGGTACTTCAATCCAAGCTTCGCTCTGCACCTGAACGCAAAGAGAAAATTGAAGAGCTGCTCTCGAAAGATTTCACTAAGGATGAGTCGAGGAAACTATGA
- a CDS encoding response regulator, translated as MANRILIVDDAAFMRMMIRDILSKNGFEVVGEAQDGSQAIEKFKELRPDLITMDITMPEMDGIAALKEIKKVDANAKVIMCSAMGQQAMVIDAIQAGAKDFIVKPFQADRVIEAINKTLGV; from the coding sequence ATGGCTAATCGAATTCTAATCGTGGACGATGCAGCATTTATGAGAATGATGATCCGTGATATTTTGTCGAAAAACGGATTTGAAGTAGTAGGAGAGGCTCAGGACGGTTCTCAAGCAATAGAGAAATTTAAGGAGTTACGTCCGGACTTGATTACTATGGATATAACAATGCCTGAAATGGATGGAATCGCTGCCCTGAAAGAAATTAAAAAAGTGGATGCGAATGCTAAAGTTATTATGTGTTCAGCCATGGGCCAGCAGGCTATGGTTATCGATGCGATTCAAGCGGGCGCTAAAGACTTCATCGTGAAGCCTTTCCAAGCAGACCGTGTAATTGAAGCTATCAACAAAACTTTGGGTGTTTAG
- the fliY gene encoding flagellar motor switch phosphatase FliY, whose translation MTSKDYLSQEEIDALLRQSAEGSIAPSVKTVNDFLTAFEQDALGEIGNITFGSAATALSTLLGKKVDITTPQVSIITRGEFEEAFPRPHVAVHVQYVDGFQGINSLVIKIRDAQVIADLMLGGEGEPKDEELNEIHVSAVQEAMNQMMGSSATSMSTIFNRFVNISPPGIDILNMSSGEGVGSLPDEETLIRISFRLKIGDLIDSTIMQLLPVPFAKDMVTMLLGDVSVADQEAAVSSTSAPSKPAPAPAAAPAPAPAPAPAPVAEQPPMQHPGQPPQYAPQPGMPPYPGMPEGGYYYPPTGMPAYGMPGMPPYGMPPQGMPYGQGPPPNSAPNRNINVQPVQFANLNGGTFGNFDENNLNLLMDIPLRVTVELGRTQKQIKDILEMSQGSIIELDKLAGEPVDILVNNKLIAKGEVVVIDENFGVRVTDIVSQWDRIQKLQ comes from the coding sequence TTGACGAGTAAGGACTATTTATCCCAAGAGGAAATAGATGCTCTTTTAAGACAATCAGCAGAAGGATCGATTGCCCCTTCGGTTAAAACTGTAAATGACTTCTTAACGGCGTTTGAACAAGATGCTCTAGGTGAAATTGGTAATATTACTTTTGGTAGCGCAGCGACTGCACTCTCCACATTATTGGGGAAAAAGGTTGATATCACTACACCGCAGGTTTCTATCATTACGCGCGGTGAATTCGAGGAAGCTTTCCCAAGACCCCACGTTGCAGTTCATGTGCAGTATGTGGATGGTTTTCAAGGTATAAATTCACTTGTTATTAAAATTAGGGATGCCCAAGTCATTGCAGATCTAATGCTAGGTGGTGAAGGGGAACCTAAGGATGAAGAACTGAATGAAATTCATGTCAGTGCAGTTCAAGAGGCAATGAACCAGATGATGGGATCTTCAGCGACCTCTATGTCAACCATATTCAATCGCTTTGTCAATATATCTCCACCAGGGATTGATATCCTTAATATGTCCAGTGGGGAAGGCGTTGGTAGCCTACCTGATGAAGAGACGCTTATTCGTATATCATTCCGTCTCAAAATTGGAGATCTGATAGATTCTACGATTATGCAGCTTCTACCGGTTCCTTTTGCAAAAGATATGGTAACTATGCTGCTTGGTGATGTAAGTGTTGCAGATCAGGAGGCAGCAGTATCATCTACATCGGCTCCTTCTAAACCTGCTCCAGCCCCGGCAGCTGCACCAGCACCGGCACCAGCACCGGCACCGGCACCTGTAGCTGAGCAACCGCCGATGCAGCACCCTGGACAGCCTCCACAATATGCGCCACAACCGGGGATGCCACCTTATCCAGGAATGCCAGAAGGAGGCTATTATTACCCTCCGACAGGAATGCCGGCGTATGGAATGCCCGGGATGCCTCCATACGGAATGCCGCCTCAGGGAATGCCATATGGGCAGGGTCCGCCGCCAAATTCTGCACCAAATCGCAACATTAATGTTCAGCCTGTACAGTTTGCGAATCTCAATGGTGGAACCTTTGGTAATTTCGACGAAAATAATTTAAATTTATTGATGGACATACCACTAAGAGTAACCGTAGAATTAGGAAGGACCCAAAAGCAGATCAAAGATATTCTAGAAATGTCTCAAGGTTCGATTATCGAGCTGGACAAGCTGGCTGGTGAACCGGTAGATATACTGGTCAATAACAAATTAATCGCCAAGGGTGAAGTCGTGGTTATCGACGAAAACTTTGGAGTGCGCGTTACAGATATTGTAAGCCAATGGGACCGAATTCAAAAACTACAATGA
- the fliM gene encoding flagellar motor switch protein FliM, producing the protein MVDVLSQNEIDALLAALSSGEMDADELKKEDTQKKIRLYDFKRAVRFSKDHIRSLTRIHDNFARYLTTYFSAQLRTFVQINVVQVEQLPYDEFIRSIPKMTILNIFEAEPLEGRMVMEVHPNIAFAMLDRLLGGFGTAPTKIVALTEIETTIMERIFSRCFESLREAWKTVLDIEPRMEALETNPQFMQIVSPNETIALISLSTKIGDTTGMINLCIPHVVLEPIMSRLSVHQWFVTEKRARDAGELEIIKTRVHRAQLPIVAELGESNLSISEFLGLSVGDVISLNKTVDSGLSIKVGNKLKFIGSPGVIRDRVAVQIDEIVSEGVEEFDE; encoded by the coding sequence ATGGTTGATGTACTGTCACAAAACGAGATTGATGCTCTACTAGCTGCACTCTCATCCGGTGAAATGGATGCCGATGAATTAAAAAAAGAAGATACTCAGAAAAAAATTCGTCTTTATGATTTTAAACGGGCAGTGCGTTTTTCTAAGGACCATATCCGAAGTCTGACTCGGATACATGATAACTTCGCCCGCTATCTAACGACTTACTTTTCAGCCCAATTACGCACCTTTGTGCAGATTAATGTCGTTCAGGTAGAGCAGCTCCCTTATGATGAGTTTATCCGCTCCATTCCTAAAATGACAATTTTAAATATCTTTGAAGCTGAGCCTTTAGAAGGTCGAATGGTCATGGAGGTTCATCCAAATATTGCATTCGCAATGCTCGACAGGCTTCTTGGCGGGTTCGGTACGGCTCCAACCAAAATTGTTGCTCTAACCGAGATTGAAACGACAATTATGGAACGGATTTTCAGCAGGTGTTTTGAAAGCTTACGGGAAGCGTGGAAGACGGTGTTGGATATTGAACCCCGTATGGAAGCTTTGGAAACGAATCCGCAATTTATGCAAATCGTTTCTCCAAATGAGACGATTGCTCTGATCTCACTCAGCACCAAAATTGGTGATACCACCGGTATGATAAATCTGTGTATACCTCACGTTGTATTGGAGCCGATTATGTCGAGGCTATCTGTACACCAGTGGTTTGTGACGGAGAAGAGAGCGCGTGATGCAGGTGAGCTAGAGATTATTAAGACAAGAGTTCACCGGGCACAGCTTCCTATTGTAGCCGAACTCGGGGAGTCCAATTTATCTATATCTGAGTTTCTTGGGCTAAGCGTTGGTGATGTGATATCGCTTAACAAAACTGTAGATTCTGGATTGTCGATTAAAGTAGGGAATAAGCTGAAGTTTATCGGTAGTCCTGGAGTGATAAGAGATAGGGTTGCCGTGCAAATAGACGAGATTGTCAGTGAAGGAGTTGAAGAATTTGACGAGTAA
- a CDS encoding flagellar basal body-associated FliL family protein, with protein MKKMLPWLITILLAITLIVLAAFLLMGKFFPSDKNEVNAAVENVEAKHLSADEIVELTAEITDIKTNLADPDYIVLINFAFQLDSITSKEEFDKIKDIKIKPIIIKTLADTKPEQLNGAEGKDQLSSKLVNLINKTLTEGKLTQIEITNFILTSL; from the coding sequence ATGAAAAAGATGCTGCCATGGCTCATAACTATTTTGCTGGCAATTACATTAATTGTATTAGCCGCCTTTCTGTTAATGGGCAAATTTTTTCCAAGTGACAAAAATGAGGTCAACGCGGCTGTTGAGAATGTAGAAGCAAAGCATTTAAGTGCCGATGAAATTGTCGAGCTGACCGCGGAAATAACTGACATCAAAACTAATCTTGCAGACCCCGATTATATCGTTTTAATAAATTTCGCATTTCAATTGGATTCTATTACATCCAAGGAAGAATTCGATAAGATTAAAGATATTAAGATCAAGCCAATCATCATTAAGACGCTTGCCGATACCAAACCAGAGCAATTAAACGGGGCGGAAGGCAAAGATCAGCTTAGCAGTAAACTAGTTAATTTGATCAACAAAACCTTGACTGAAGGCAAGCTGACACAGATTGAGATTACCAATTTTATTTTGACTTCTTTGTAG
- a CDS encoding flagellar FlbD family protein encodes MISVTRINGTPMWLNALLVEMVEESPDTYITLVTGKRLIVLEKVDEVIEKIRQYNKEIGSNVATIKVQSLEDHS; translated from the coding sequence ATGATCTCGGTAACTCGTATAAATGGAACCCCAATGTGGCTGAATGCCCTTTTGGTGGAGATGGTGGAAGAAAGCCCGGATACATATATTACTTTGGTTACGGGCAAAAGATTGATCGTACTTGAAAAAGTCGATGAGGTTATTGAAAAAATCCGGCAGTATAACAAGGAAATCGGCTCAAACGTAGCTACCATTAAAGTGCAATCATTGGAGGACCATTCATGA
- the flgG gene encoding flagellar basal body rod protein FlgG — MLRSMYSGVSGMRGFQTKLDVIGNNIANVNTIGFKSGRVMFKDIMSQTVSGVTAPTDGAQGGVNAKQIGLGVSIGSVDTLHLAGSAMTTNNPTDLRLDGDGFFLVKLSDAQETPFLTRAGDFHVDSSRNLVTSDGLHVLDSAGGIIQLDEAVTGFSISNDGTIVQTMSDGTTQPGVQIGVGKVSNPQGLEKIGGNLYRMTLNANADGALEPTTANNTETGTGAIVAGQLEMSNVDLTNEFTEMIVAQRGFQANSRIITTSDEVLQEVVNLKR; from the coding sequence ATGTTAAGATCGATGTACTCAGGGGTTTCAGGCATGCGCGGTTTTCAAACTAAATTGGATGTTATCGGGAATAATATCGCCAACGTTAATACAATCGGCTTCAAATCGGGCCGTGTAATGTTTAAAGATATCATGAGTCAGACGGTGTCCGGAGTAACTGCACCAACTGATGGTGCTCAAGGCGGAGTAAATGCCAAACAAATCGGTCTGGGTGTAAGTATAGGTTCTGTTGACACATTACACTTGGCAGGTAGCGCAATGACCACTAATAATCCAACGGATCTGCGACTTGATGGAGACGGTTTTTTCTTGGTTAAGCTTTCTGATGCACAAGAAACTCCTTTTCTTACCCGTGCAGGTGATTTTCATGTAGACTCGAGCCGCAACTTAGTTACCTCTGATGGCTTGCACGTATTAGACTCTGCTGGAGGCATTATACAGTTAGATGAAGCCGTAACCGGTTTTTCGATCTCCAATGACGGTACGATTGTTCAAACGATGAGTGACGGTACAACACAGCCTGGTGTTCAGATTGGTGTCGGTAAGGTTTCCAACCCTCAAGGTCTTGAGAAAATCGGCGGAAATCTGTATCGTATGACCTTGAATGCTAACGCGGATGGTGCATTGGAACCGACAACTGCCAATAATACCGAAACAGGAACAGGAGCGATTGTGGCAGGTCAACTTGAGATGTCTAATGTTGACTTAACTAATGAATTTACTGAGATGATAGTTGCCCAACGTGGTTTTCAAGCGAACTCCCGTATTATCACTACTTCTGATGAGGTACTGCAGGAAGTTGTTAACCTGAAACGTTAA
- a CDS encoding TIGR02530 family flagellar biosynthesis protein, with the protein MSERLTIGQMYPNVVHPSTLQRPSASKSTGGPEASFENVLQRNMLKFSNHAAKRLEQRGITLGSRQLDQISSAVDKAAAKGSKESLILMKDMALIVSVANRTVVTAMDGSSMKDNVFTQIDSAVIIS; encoded by the coding sequence ATGAGTGAACGGCTGACGATTGGCCAAATGTATCCCAATGTAGTCCATCCATCAACTTTACAACGTCCCTCAGCTTCCAAAAGCACAGGGGGTCCAGAAGCTTCGTTCGAGAACGTGCTGCAGCGCAATATGCTTAAATTCAGTAATCATGCCGCTAAGCGATTAGAACAAAGAGGGATAACACTTGGAAGCCGTCAATTGGATCAAATATCTTCTGCCGTCGATAAGGCAGCAGCCAAGGGAAGCAAGGAATCGCTGATCTTGATGAAAGACATGGCACTAATCGTTAGTGTTGCCAATCGTACTGTTGTTACAGCAATGGATGGAAGCTCTATGAAAGATAATGTATTTACCCAAATTGATAGTGCAGTAATTATTTCATGA
- the flgD gene encoding flagellar hook assembly protein FlgD, with product MMASSNLISTSNTWPNYATGNSANPGSASGSSVMGKDQFLKILITQLQNQDPMQPMEDKEFIAQMAQFSSVEQLMNISTQLTSLNQSLGSASNLIGKSITWTDSTTLLPVSGIVDSIVVKSGVNYAVVGDKKIAITDVTEVKIAPSAANIDSSGTNTGGSEESGETT from the coding sequence ATTATGGCTTCTTCAAATTTAATATCAACCAGTAATACTTGGCCTAACTATGCTACAGGCAACAGCGCAAACCCTGGCAGTGCTTCAGGCAGTTCGGTTATGGGGAAAGATCAGTTCCTTAAAATTCTTATTACTCAGCTTCAAAACCAGGATCCGATGCAGCCGATGGAAGATAAAGAGTTTATTGCACAAATGGCTCAATTCTCGTCTGTTGAGCAGTTGATGAATATTTCTACACAGCTAACATCCCTGAATCAGTCTCTTGGTTCTGCTTCCAACCTGATTGGCAAAAGTATTACTTGGACAGATAGTACAACACTTTTACCTGTATCTGGGATTGTAGATTCAATAGTCGTAAAAAGCGGTGTTAATTATGCGGTTGTTGGAGACAAAAAGATTGCTATTACAGATGTAACAGAAGTGAAAATTGCACCTTCAGCAGCAAACATTGACTCTAGTGGTACGAATACAGGAGGCAGCGAGGAGAGCGGGGAGACGACATGA
- a CDS encoding flagellar hook-length control protein FliK: MSLVFQMVSAGNGTTATSTAGASTTVASAEGTGSLLPFAQALIQKMTGVQDSNNAPVAVSGDPLVLLQGLLKQIQPFDDAKEEAASQNSDLLSELAQDIEKLDDLIATDPTLLASLQGWLMQVAALLTNSVPQETQTEAAAVLSPLAQNPETLRFAVQDDLNRLVSIIKEAATGGNEELTTKGLTVLNNFTEIMSQSSVNTDKPKMAVSQNQQSSDQLLVKSEKPATSTQAVNAESGSNDTDLSGTIQTKVVVTADAKKSLSDEGAVPEFTVPTESNEIVTAGQLSIRNGITAPLKAEVPQVPVHQFAKEMTGLITSKLEIVNKGGVAEATISLFPENLGQVDVKITMQNGQLIAQFVTEHAGAKDLLEQQMVQLRAALQSQGLQVEKLEVTQNNTPLQSQMHQEGRQSGSGGQSGKRSNNGNDASTDAVTAAELSGEWKDLLETGVSGDPNQTASFSAKA; the protein is encoded by the coding sequence ATGAGCTTAGTATTTCAAATGGTTTCTGCAGGAAATGGAACAACTGCTACTTCAACTGCTGGGGCATCTACCACAGTAGCAAGTGCAGAGGGAACAGGATCATTGCTGCCTTTTGCACAAGCACTTATTCAAAAGATGACGGGCGTTCAGGATAGTAATAATGCTCCGGTTGCTGTAAGCGGGGACCCGCTCGTTTTATTGCAAGGTTTGCTGAAACAAATCCAACCTTTTGATGATGCAAAAGAAGAGGCTGCTTCTCAAAATTCTGATTTGCTTAGTGAGTTGGCGCAGGATATAGAGAAACTTGATGATTTAATTGCTACCGATCCAACATTACTGGCTTCACTTCAAGGCTGGCTTATGCAGGTAGCAGCGCTTCTGACTAATAGTGTTCCTCAGGAAACTCAAACGGAGGCTGCAGCAGTATTGTCACCTTTAGCACAAAATCCCGAGACCCTTCGTTTTGCCGTACAGGATGATCTTAACCGATTAGTCTCTATCATTAAGGAGGCTGCAACTGGCGGAAATGAGGAATTAACAACCAAAGGGTTAACTGTCCTAAATAACTTTACTGAAATCATGAGTCAATCCTCTGTGAATACAGACAAGCCTAAAATGGCAGTGAGTCAGAATCAACAATCTTCAGATCAACTGTTGGTAAAGAGCGAAAAACCTGCTACTTCAACTCAAGCCGTTAATGCCGAGTCAGGAAGCAATGATACGGATCTCTCAGGCACTATTCAGACAAAGGTTGTCGTAACTGCAGATGCGAAAAAGTCATTATCTGATGAGGGAGCAGTGCCAGAATTCACAGTCCCTACCGAAAGCAATGAGATTGTTACCGCAGGGCAGTTGTCCATACGAAACGGAATTACAGCACCGCTGAAAGCAGAGGTACCTCAGGTACCTGTTCATCAATTTGCTAAAGAAATGACAGGGTTGATCACTAGCAAACTGGAGATTGTGAACAAGGGCGGAGTTGCAGAAGCTACGATCTCACTGTTTCCTGAGAATCTTGGACAAGTTGATGTCAAAATTACAATGCAGAACGGACAACTTATAGCACAGTTTGTAACCGAACATGCCGGTGCCAAGGATTTATTGGAGCAGCAAATGGTTCAATTGCGTGCAGCACTACAGTCTCAGGGACTTCAGGTTGAGAAGTTGGAGGTAACACAGAATAACACACCTCTCCAATCGCAAATGCATCAGGAGGGTCGACAGTCCGGCTCAGGAGGACAATCTGGTAAACGTTCGAACAATGGTAATGACGCTTCGACAGACGCCGTAACCGCAGCAGAGTTAAGTGGAGAGTGGAAGGATTTGCTTGAAACAGGAGTTTCGGGAGATCCGAATCAAACCGCATCATTTTCTGCCAAGGCCTAA